A DNA window from Desertibacillus haloalkaliphilus contains the following coding sequences:
- a CDS encoding Ger(x)C family spore germination protein, which yields MRNSLLLVSLLVLVMTTGCWDRQEINDIALVLATGVDYVAQKEVEISVEVKILEGELSSGGGGSTDQTTFVQSARGNTLAEAISVLQQKFSRELFWGHNRVIVFDEEFVRRRLISDELDYFTRFPESRIRDRVVISHTKAKKLLSEIPHLEKSSAELIRELLEVRLGIMVTIRDVLQSIKEDRMGTVIPVVDLANDMYGASQGKQQIELVGSAIFKEGHLIDVIDVGLTRGLLWFRNEIDKATVTIEPEEEEGFISTYMIHAETKLIPEIQDGQLKMTVQAISEDDVIQNTTGLNLSEIDTLKSVERQLEERIQGRLEETAERVQKQLKSDVFGFGIVFNQQYPDEWKELRDNWDGTFATIDIEYDVKVHVRRLGLSAR from the coding sequence ATGAGAAATAGTCTTTTGCTTGTTAGTCTACTAGTGCTTGTGATGACAACCGGATGCTGGGATCGTCAGGAAATTAATGATATTGCATTAGTGTTGGCAACTGGGGTCGATTATGTGGCTCAAAAAGAAGTTGAAATTTCGGTTGAGGTTAAGATCCTTGAAGGGGAACTGTCTAGTGGAGGTGGTGGATCAACAGATCAAACGACTTTTGTCCAATCAGCAAGAGGAAATACACTAGCAGAAGCGATATCCGTATTGCAACAAAAATTTTCACGAGAACTTTTTTGGGGGCACAATCGTGTCATCGTTTTTGATGAGGAATTTGTTCGACGTCGACTAATTAGTGATGAACTAGATTATTTTACGCGATTTCCAGAATCAAGAATACGTGACCGCGTAGTCATTAGCCATACAAAAGCAAAAAAGCTGTTAAGTGAAATTCCACATCTAGAGAAGAGTAGTGCGGAGTTGATCCGTGAGCTTTTAGAGGTGAGGTTGGGTATCATGGTAACCATTCGTGATGTTCTTCAATCGATCAAAGAAGACCGTATGGGGACGGTTATTCCAGTCGTCGATCTAGCAAATGATATGTATGGAGCAAGTCAGGGTAAACAGCAAATTGAGTTAGTAGGCTCGGCGATTTTTAAAGAAGGCCACCTCATTGATGTGATTGATGTCGGCTTAACGAGAGGCTTACTTTGGTTTAGAAATGAGATCGATAAAGCAACGGTTACGATTGAGCCAGAGGAGGAAGAGGGATTTATTTCAACGTATATGATTCATGCGGAGACGAAGTTAATCCCGGAGATTCAGGATGGTCAGTTGAAAATGACTGTACAAGCTATTTCTGAGGATGATGTCATTCAAAATACGACCGGTCTTAATTTATCAGAAATTGATACGCTTAAATCAGTAGAAAGACAACTTGAGGAGCGCATTCAAGGGCGTTTAGAAGAGACGGCTGAGCGAGTCCAGAAACAACTAAAAAGTGATGTGTTTGGATTTGGGATCGTCTTTAATCAACAATATCCTGACGAATGGAAAGAATTAAGGGATAATTGGGATGGAACATTTGCGACAATAGACATTGAATATGACGTGAAAGTTCACGTACGTCGTCTTGGCTTATCAGCGAGGTAG
- a CDS encoding GerAB/ArcD/ProY family transporter, with protein MIEKGKISSFQMAVMMYPTIIATAILVIPAISAEAAGRDLWLSPFWALGTGFVTIAIAIKLHSYFPKETVIEYCPKIIGKVPGKIIGLLFLLFYLHINGVIIREYTDFVIGIFLMETPMIVVIASMVFVSALAVRAGLEVLARTAEMFVPIVLFIIFVIIVLLLSEIDFDNIFPIFEEGITPSFLGALMPSSWYSEFFLISFLLPYVANPNKALRWSVMSLLLISFSLMVTNLVVMLLFGLITEDLSYPLMSAARYISIADFFENVEAVVMALWVAGAYVKIAVFYYALVIGTAQWLDLSNYRPVVFPIGMLLVIFGVWVTPTFTEMRELLGATSPVYLPFVQTLIPLFLLVVVIVKKRMRNRSQENEQVHS; from the coding sequence GTGATTGAAAAAGGGAAAATTTCATCGTTTCAAATGGCGGTCATGATGTATCCAACCATCATTGCAACCGCTATTTTGGTCATCCCGGCGATTTCTGCAGAAGCTGCCGGACGTGACCTGTGGTTGTCACCATTTTGGGCATTGGGTACCGGTTTTGTAACGATTGCTATTGCGATCAAGTTACATTCGTACTTTCCAAAAGAAACGGTGATCGAGTATTGTCCAAAGATTATCGGAAAAGTCCCTGGTAAAATCATAGGACTGTTATTTTTACTTTTTTATCTACATATTAATGGCGTCATCATTCGAGAGTATACTGATTTTGTGATTGGGATTTTTCTAATGGAGACCCCAATGATCGTTGTGATTGCAAGTATGGTGTTTGTATCTGCATTAGCGGTTCGAGCTGGTCTAGAGGTTCTTGCGAGAACAGCTGAAATGTTTGTTCCAATTGTACTATTTATTATTTTTGTTATTATTGTTTTGCTTTTATCTGAAATTGATTTTGATAATATATTTCCAATCTTTGAAGAGGGAATCACGCCTTCTTTCTTAGGGGCACTAATGCCTAGTAGTTGGTATAGTGAATTTTTTTTAATTAGTTTTTTGCTTCCCTATGTTGCTAATCCTAACAAGGCTTTGCGATGGAGTGTGATGTCATTGCTCTTGATTTCTTTTTCATTAATGGTGACAAACTTAGTTGTTATGCTATTGTTTGGGCTCATTACGGAGGATTTGTCGTATCCATTGATGAGTGCCGCTCGTTACATTAGCATTGCTGATTTTTTTGAAAATGTCGAAGCGGTTGTGATGGCGTTATGGGTGGCAGGGGCGTATGTGAAAATCGCTGTATTTTATTATGCTCTTGTCATTGGGACCGCGCAGTGGTTAGATCTATCAAATTATCGACCTGTTGTCTTTCCGATCGGGATGCTGTTAGTGATCTTCGGTGTGTGGGTGACCCCGACGTTTACCGAAATGCGGGAGTTGCTTGGAGCGACTAGCCCGGTTTACTTACCGTTTGTCCAGACACTGATCCCGCTGTTTTTACTTGTGGTCGTTATCGTAAAAAAAAGAATGAGAAACCGCTCACAAGAGAATGAACAGGTTCATAGCTAA
- a CDS encoding spore germination protein yields the protein MRRFGGLVKKRSYRKQKLLAKQQALLVEVENEKKAELLSIDLNENIETIRSTYHNSSDVIFRSFAIGKRSCCLIYISGLIDEHEVNSNVLKPLMNSHFESPTFVDSLIEQKLSVSESEKLTSFNKIYQKLSAGYPVLLIDKTVQAIAIGLAKWEARSIEEPNAEHVVRGPREGFTEAIDVNLSLLRRRIRSPRLAIHTQLIGQLTETEVAVAYIDGVAENTLVEEVKVRLERIDIDGIVDSGYIEELIEDQPYSPFPQMISTERPDTATAYLLEGHVVIFANGSPFALVAPTTFYSLLQASEDYYERFLIGSAIRWLRYLFLVMALLFPSIYVAILAYHQEMLPTTLIISIASSREVVPFPVFVEALLMEIMFEVLREAGLRLPKQIGAAVSIVGALIIGEAAVQAGIVSAPMVIVVAVTGIASFAIPRYNAGISIRMLRFPMIVLAGTLGLLGIMLGVITIVIHMCSLRSFGVPYLSPLAPIKQKDLKDVLMRAPLWKMNSRPHLTGDTGQSRQAGQQRPGASRGGD from the coding sequence ATGAGGCGATTCGGAGGGTTAGTAAAAAAGCGAAGCTACCGGAAGCAAAAGTTGCTTGCTAAACAACAGGCCTTGTTGGTAGAGGTAGAGAACGAAAAAAAGGCTGAACTGCTCTCAATCGATTTAAACGAAAATATCGAAACGATTCGCTCGACCTATCATAACAGCTCTGATGTGATCTTTCGCTCATTTGCCATTGGTAAGCGCAGCTGTTGCTTGATTTATATTTCTGGTTTAATCGATGAACACGAAGTCAACAGCAATGTTTTGAAACCGTTAATGAACAGTCATTTTGAATCACCGACTTTCGTTGACAGCTTAATTGAACAAAAGCTTTCCGTCTCAGAATCGGAGAAATTGACGAGCTTTAATAAAATTTATCAAAAACTCTCGGCTGGTTATCCTGTCCTACTCATTGATAAAACGGTACAAGCGATAGCGATTGGGTTAGCAAAGTGGGAAGCGCGTTCGATTGAGGAACCAAATGCGGAACATGTCGTCCGCGGTCCTCGTGAAGGTTTTACCGAAGCGATTGATGTGAATCTTTCGCTTCTAAGGAGGAGAATTCGTAGTCCGCGCCTCGCGATCCATACGCAACTGATTGGTCAATTGACTGAAACAGAGGTGGCGGTTGCATACATTGATGGTGTTGCTGAAAATACGTTAGTTGAAGAAGTGAAGGTCCGACTTGAGCGAATTGATATTGATGGGATCGTTGATAGTGGCTATATTGAGGAGTTAATAGAAGACCAACCCTATTCACCTTTTCCGCAAATGATTAGTACCGAGCGGCCAGATACTGCAACTGCTTATTTGCTAGAAGGTCATGTTGTGATTTTTGCGAATGGTTCACCGTTTGCTCTTGTTGCACCAACAACCTTTTATTCACTGTTGCAAGCGTCAGAAGATTATTATGAACGCTTTTTGATTGGGAGTGCGATTCGCTGGTTGCGCTATTTGTTTCTTGTGATGGCACTATTATTTCCATCAATCTATGTCGCGATTTTAGCTTATCATCAAGAAATGCTGCCGACGACGTTAATCATCAGTATTGCGTCGTCCCGAGAGGTCGTTCCTTTTCCAGTCTTTGTTGAGGCATTGTTGATGGAAATCATGTTTGAAGTTCTGCGTGAGGCCGGCCTTCGTCTCCCTAAACAAATTGGAGCAGCTGTGAGCATTGTTGGTGCGTTAATTATCGGAGAAGCTGCAGTGCAAGCAGGAATCGTGTCCGCGCCGATGGTGATTGTTGTCGCTGTAACAGGGATCGCTTCGTTTGCCATCCCTCGTTATAATGCAGGTATTTCGATCCGAATGTTGCGCTTTCCGATGATCGTGTTAGCAGGGACACTAGGATTACTTGGGATCATGCTCGGTGTGATTACGATTGTCATTCATATGTGCTCATTACGTTCATTTGGCGTACCGTACTTATCCCCACTAGCACCAATCAAACAAAAAGATCTAAAAGATGTGTTGATGAGAGCACCGCTTTGGAAAATGAACTCAAGGCCGCATTTGACAGGGGACACGGGACAGTCACGTCAGGCAGGGCAACAAAGACCTGGTGCGAGCAGAGGGGGTGATTAG
- a CDS encoding AI-2E family transporter, which produces MPDSKAFRFGYGLIIIFAIIYLASLVDWIFYPVVVLVQTLAAPILLAGVLYYLLRPIVDFLSWKIPRGIAILLIYIIAIGLIVMVFLLIGPILQAQFHNFVRDLPILISEARQMIINIQEFDLVQRFQLDQGFSFEEISGTVVSYLNDFVSTIGKNAAAFIGLIANTVIVLIIIPFVLYYMLKEGEKAPKQMLRLLPEKQRQEGRRILKDMDFALSSYIQGQIIVSFCVGVMAFIGYNIIGLEYSLILALIAMFTNVIPFVGPWIGTIPGVIVGLLTSPWMALWVIITILIIQQIESNLIAPQVMGRKLAIHPVTIILLLLVAARFGGFIGLLVAVPAYAVLKVVVSHTYRLLELRKYT; this is translated from the coding sequence ATGCCAGATAGTAAAGCGTTTCGTTTTGGATATGGATTAATTATTATTTTTGCGATCATTTATTTAGCTTCGTTAGTGGATTGGATTTTTTATCCTGTGGTCGTGCTCGTGCAAACATTAGCGGCACCGATTTTGTTGGCAGGAGTGTTGTATTATTTACTGCGGCCGATTGTCGACTTTTTGTCATGGAAGATTCCGCGGGGGATTGCAATACTTCTCATTTACATTATTGCCATCGGGCTAATCGTAATGGTGTTTTTATTAATTGGACCGATACTTCAGGCTCAGTTCCATAATTTTGTGCGTGATTTACCGATTTTGATTTCTGAGGCTCGGCAAATGATTATTAACATCCAAGAGTTCGATCTTGTGCAACGCTTCCAGCTTGATCAAGGTTTTTCGTTTGAAGAAATAAGTGGGACGGTCGTCTCCTATTTAAATGACTTTGTTTCAACGATTGGAAAGAATGCAGCTGCATTCATTGGCCTTATAGCCAATACCGTGATTGTGCTGATCATTATCCCATTTGTCCTTTATTATATGTTAAAGGAAGGGGAGAAGGCACCAAAGCAAATGTTGCGCTTGCTTCCAGAAAAGCAGCGGCAAGAGGGTCGTCGGATTTTAAAGGATATGGACTTTGCGTTAAGCTCCTATATTCAAGGGCAAATTATCGTCAGCTTTTGTGTCGGGGTGATGGCGTTTATTGGCTATAATATTATCGGTCTTGAATATTCACTGATCCTCGCTTTGATTGCGATGTTTACGAATGTGATTCCGTTTGTTGGACCGTGGATTGGGACAATCCCTGGTGTAATTGTTGGTTTATTAACGTCACCATGGATGGCGTTATGGGTGATTATCACCATTCTGATTATCCAGCAAATTGAGAGTAACTTGATTGCCCCGCAAGTGATGGGGCGCAAGCTTGCGATTCACCCGGTAACAATTATCCTGCTGTTGTTAGTCGCAGCAAGGTTTGGTGGGTTTATCGGCTTGTTAGTAGCGGTTCCTGCTTATGCCGTATTAAAAGTGGTTGTTAGTCATACGTACCGCTTATTAGAATTAAGAAAATATACGTAA
- a CDS encoding urease accessory protein UreD, giving the protein MSYTGVLELTATEKGPKTIISDCFYEGALKITRPVYLEEDSPSIYMIDVGGGYVDGDTYRTTVDVEDGAKLAITTQSSTKIYKTPKTPVVQQMTVNLQKGSVLEFLPDPVIAYEQARFSQETVIHMEADACLFYSDIMTPGWSPDGSYFRYDWIRSKLKVYQNGKLVVFDHLMLEPDDEMGGLMQMDGYTHVGMFMIVHPHVDEDFIDRLYETLADINADARFGVSALPVSGVILRILACNTGTIERLITQAHTFARRKLLNKEYVAWRKY; this is encoded by the coding sequence ATGAGCTATACTGGCGTATTAGAGTTGACCGCGACAGAGAAAGGGCCAAAAACGATTATTTCTGATTGCTTCTATGAAGGTGCACTTAAAATCACTCGGCCTGTCTATCTTGAAGAAGATTCGCCATCGATTTATATGATTGATGTTGGTGGGGGCTATGTTGATGGGGATACGTACCGAACGACAGTTGATGTAGAGGATGGCGCAAAACTAGCGATCACGACGCAATCATCAACTAAAATATATAAAACCCCAAAAACACCAGTCGTTCAACAAATGACAGTGAACTTGCAAAAGGGCAGCGTGCTTGAGTTTCTCCCTGATCCAGTGATTGCTTATGAGCAGGCACGCTTTAGTCAAGAGACGGTTATTCATATGGAAGCAGACGCTTGTCTTTTTTATAGCGACATCATGACGCCAGGATGGTCACCGGATGGTAGCTATTTTCGCTACGATTGGATCCGCTCTAAGTTGAAAGTCTACCAAAATGGAAAGCTTGTGGTATTCGATCACTTGATGCTTGAGCCTGATGACGAGATGGGTGGTCTCATGCAAATGGACGGTTATACACATGTGGGCATGTTTATGATCGTTCATCCACATGTGGATGAAGACTTTATTGATCGCTTGTATGAAACGCTAGCGGATATTAATGCGGATGCCCGCTTCGGGGTATCGGCCTTGCCGGTAAGTGGCGTGATTTTACGGATTCTTGCTTGTAATACTGGAACGATCGAGCGATTGATTACACAGGCTCATACGTTTGCTCGGCGCAAGCTGTTAAATAAAGAATATGTGGCTTGGCGGAAGTATTGA
- the ureG gene encoding urease accessory protein UreG: MEPVRIGVGGPVGAGKTMLVEKLTRQLHEELSMAVVTNDIYTKEDAQFLMKNGVLPDERVIGVETGGCPHTAIREDASMNFAAIDELNEKHGDLDLIFVESGGDNLAATFSPELVDFSIYIIDVAQGEKIPRKGGQGMIKSDLFVINKTDLAPHVGASLEIMEQDTISARGEKPYVFTNLKDGTGLDEVVDWIKKHTLLIGLEG; this comes from the coding sequence ATGGAACCAGTACGGATTGGAGTTGGAGGCCCGGTTGGGGCAGGGAAGACGATGCTCGTTGAAAAACTAACGCGCCAGTTGCATGAAGAGTTAAGCATGGCGGTTGTAACCAATGATATTTATACAAAAGAAGATGCACAATTTTTAATGAAAAACGGTGTGTTGCCAGATGAACGTGTGATCGGAGTTGAAACAGGTGGTTGTCCACATACGGCGATTCGTGAAGATGCATCGATGAACTTTGCCGCGATTGATGAATTGAACGAAAAGCACGGTGATTTGGATTTGATATTTGTTGAAAGTGGTGGGGATAACTTGGCGGCGACGTTTAGCCCTGAGCTCGTAGATTTTTCGATTTATATCATTGATGTTGCACAAGGCGAGAAGATTCCGCGAAAAGGTGGCCAGGGGATGATCAAGTCCGATCTTTTTGTCATTAATAAAACAGATTTGGCTCCACATGTTGGTGCCAGCCTTGAGATTATGGAGCAAGATACGATCTCAGCGCGGGGTGAAAAGCCGTATGTGTTTACGAATTTAAAGGATGGAACAGGGCTAGATGAGGTGGTCGACTGGATTAAAAAACATACGCTGCTCATCGGATTGGAAGGATGA
- a CDS encoding urease accessory protein UreF: MINKLVPLLQLSDSNFPSGAFSHSFGLETYIQDEVITDKNSFSEALSIYVKKQLVFVDGLACRLAYEALEEGDLSAFLELDQLLYTSSLARETRLGNKRIGERMAKLCIDLYPSSFLNDYLDQIKKKEAYGHSALAFAAVAHHLQVPKDTAIETYLFTTVSSLVQNAVRGIPLGQTDGQKLLVEIQPLLEEAVRDIFQLTTDDFGAISPGLEVAQMCHERLHVRLFMS; encoded by the coding sequence ATGATTAATAAGCTCGTACCGCTCTTGCAATTAAGTGATTCAAATTTTCCATCAGGAGCGTTTTCTCATTCCTTTGGATTAGAGACCTATATTCAAGACGAAGTGATTACCGATAAAAACAGTTTTAGTGAGGCCCTTTCGATTTATGTGAAAAAGCAACTTGTTTTTGTCGATGGTCTTGCTTGTCGGCTCGCTTATGAAGCGCTAGAGGAAGGTGACCTTTCAGCATTTTTAGAACTTGATCAGCTTTTATATACGTCAAGTCTTGCGCGTGAAACAAGGCTAGGTAACAAACGAATCGGTGAACGGATGGCGAAGCTCTGTATCGATTTGTACCCGTCATCATTTTTGAATGATTATCTTGATCAGATCAAAAAGAAGGAAGCCTATGGACACTCTGCCTTAGCATTTGCAGCGGTCGCTCATCACTTGCAGGTCCCAAAGGACACCGCGATTGAAACGTATTTATTTACGACCGTTTCCTCGTTGGTTCAAAATGCGGTTCGCGGTATTCCGCTTGGGCAAACGGATGGGCAAAAGCTTTTAGTCGAGATACAGCCATTGCTTGAAGAGGCTGTCAGAGATATTTTTCAGTTAACCACGGATGACTTCGGAGCGATTAGTCCAGGGTTAGAAGTCGCACAAATGTGTCATGAACGCTTACATGTTCGGTTATTTATGTCTTAA
- the ureE gene encoding urease accessory protein UreE — MIIDKVIGNVATLEKRAPHVERVYLESDHLVKRIQRVVTDHGNELGIRLRENRDLVDGDVLFMDEKNMIVVSVKEDDLLTIRPTSIKQMGEIAHQLGNRHMPAQFEGNEMLVQYDYLVEELLQELAIPYEREKRKVKEAFRHIGHSHD, encoded by the coding sequence ATGATTATTGATAAAGTGATTGGGAATGTAGCGACATTAGAAAAACGAGCACCACATGTTGAGCGTGTGTATTTAGAAAGTGATCACTTGGTGAAACGAATCCAACGAGTGGTTACAGACCACGGCAATGAACTTGGGATTCGCTTACGTGAAAACCGCGACCTTGTTGATGGTGATGTTTTATTTATGGATGAAAAGAACATGATCGTCGTCTCGGTGAAGGAGGATGACTTGTTAACGATTAGGCCAACATCCATCAAGCAGATGGGTGAGATTGCGCACCAGTTGGGTAACCGCCACATGCCAGCTCAATTCGAAGGAAATGAAATGCTCGTTCAATATGATTATTTAGTCGAAGAATTGCTACAGGAGCTAGCGATTCCGTATGAAAGAGAGAAACGAAAAGTAAAAGAAGCGTTTCGTCATATAGGACATAGTCATGATTAA
- the ureC gene encoding urease subunit alpha, with protein MSFQMSRKQYADMFGPTVGDAVRLADTELFIEIEKDYTTYGDEVKFGGGKVIRDGMGQHPLATREECVDLVFTNAMIVDVTGIYKADIGVKDGHITAIGKAGNPLLMDDVDIVVGASTEVIAAEGKIVTAGGIDAHIHFIAPQQIETALQSGVTTMIGGGTGPATGSNATTCTPGEWNIHRMLEAAEEFPMNLGFLGKGNASDVKAVSEQVEAGVIGLKLHEDWGTTASAIDTSLKVADEYDVQVAIHTDTLNEGGFVEDTLAAIDGRVIHTYHTEGAGGGHAPDIIEAAGHMNILPSSTNPTRPFTVNTLEEHLDMLMVCHHLDPSVPEDIAFADSRIRKETIAAEDILHDLGVFSIISSDSQAMGRVGEVISRTWQTADKMKKQRGRLAEEESGADNFRVKRYIAKYTINPAITHGISEYVGSVEVGKFADLVVWDTAFFGVKPDLILKGGMIAHSVMGDPNASIPTPQPVFYRPMFASFGRAKYKTSMTFVSKAAHEAGVSEQLGLKKRVKPVSGVRDLTKKSMVLNGETPKLEVDPQTYEVKVDGELITCEPAEVVPMAQRYFLF; from the coding sequence ATGAGCTTTCAAATGTCGAGAAAACAATATGCTGATATGTTCGGTCCAACCGTTGGTGACGCTGTCCGTCTTGCAGATACAGAGCTGTTCATAGAAATTGAAAAAGATTATACGACATATGGTGATGAAGTCAAGTTCGGTGGCGGGAAAGTGATTCGTGATGGTATGGGGCAACACCCGCTCGCCACCAGAGAGGAATGTGTCGATCTTGTTTTCACCAATGCAATGATCGTTGATGTGACGGGTATTTATAAGGCGGATATTGGTGTGAAAGATGGACACATTACGGCAATTGGCAAGGCGGGCAACCCGTTATTAATGGATGATGTCGATATCGTTGTCGGCGCTTCGACGGAAGTGATTGCAGCAGAAGGAAAGATTGTGACCGCCGGTGGGATTGATGCTCATATTCACTTTATAGCCCCGCAGCAGATTGAAACGGCTCTGCAATCAGGTGTGACAACGATGATCGGAGGCGGCACGGGCCCGGCGACAGGCTCGAATGCAACAACGTGTACACCTGGTGAATGGAATATTCACCGCATGCTAGAGGCAGCTGAAGAGTTTCCTATGAATCTAGGTTTTTTAGGAAAAGGGAATGCATCCGACGTAAAGGCGGTCAGTGAGCAAGTCGAAGCCGGAGTGATTGGGTTAAAGCTTCATGAAGACTGGGGGACGACAGCTTCAGCGATTGATACGAGTTTAAAAGTTGCTGATGAATATGACGTGCAAGTTGCGATTCATACCGACACGCTCAATGAAGGCGGGTTTGTTGAAGATACACTAGCAGCGATTGATGGTCGCGTGATTCATACGTATCATACGGAAGGGGCTGGAGGTGGACACGCACCAGATATCATTGAGGCGGCGGGACACATGAATATTTTACCGTCATCAACGAATCCAACGCGTCCGTTTACAGTGAATACTTTAGAAGAGCATTTAGATATGTTGATGGTCTGTCACCACCTCGATCCAAGTGTGCCGGAAGATATCGCGTTTGCTGATTCGCGGATTCGAAAGGAAACGATTGCGGCCGAAGATATTTTACATGATTTAGGTGTGTTCAGTATCATCTCCTCTGATTCGCAGGCGATGGGCCGTGTCGGTGAGGTGATCAGTCGGACATGGCAAACCGCAGATAAAATGAAAAAGCAGCGCGGACGATTGGCGGAAGAGGAAAGTGGCGCAGACAACTTCCGGGTGAAGCGCTACATTGCGAAATATACGATTAATCCAGCGATTACCCATGGGATCTCCGAGTATGTTGGCTCGGTTGAGGTCGGGAAATTTGCTGACCTCGTCGTCTGGGACACGGCGTTTTTCGGGGTGAAGCCTGATTTAATTTTAAAAGGTGGCATGATTGCTCATAGCGTCATGGGTGATCCGAATGCAAGCATTCCAACACCCCAGCCTGTTTTTTATCGTCCAATGTTTGCCTCATTCGGTCGTGCGAAATATAAAACGTCAATGACATTCGTTTCAAAGGCGGCACATGAAGCAGGGGTATCTGAACAATTAGGATTAAAAAAGCGAGTCAAACCGGTTTCAGGTGTTCGCGATCTAACGAAAAAATCAATGGTTTTAAATGGGGAGACACCGAAGCTAGAGGTTGATCCACAAACCTATGAAGTAAAAGTCGATGGTGAACTGATTACGTGTGAGCCAGCAGAGGTTGTTCCGATGGCGCAACGATATTTTTTATTTTGA
- a CDS encoding urease subunit beta — protein sequence MIPGEYIVKQEPIDCNANKQPITITVLNQGDRPIQIGSHFHFYEVNSYLQFTREQAKGMHLNIPAGTAVRFEPGDEKEIELVPFSGEQKIYGLNNQLNGSLKKEGEK from the coding sequence ATGATTCCAGGCGAATACATCGTCAAACAAGAGCCAATTGACTGCAACGCTAATAAACAACCAATCACGATAACGGTGTTAAATCAAGGAGATCGTCCGATTCAAATCGGTTCGCACTTTCATTTTTATGAAGTGAACAGCTACCTGCAATTTACGCGTGAACAGGCAAAAGGGATGCATTTAAACATTCCAGCAGGGACAGCGGTCCGCTTTGAACCGGGTGATGAAAAAGAGATTGAGCTTGTGCCCTTTTCTGGGGAACAAAAAATATACGGCTTAAACAACCAATTAAACGGGTCTTTGAAAAAGGAGGGAGAGAAGTAA
- a CDS encoding urease subunit gamma — protein sequence MKLTSREMEKLMIVVAADLARRRQARGLKLNYPEATAIITYEVIEGARDGKTVAELMQYGTTILSREDVMEGVPEMIADIQVEATFPDGTKLVTVHDPIR from the coding sequence ATGAAACTAACTTCTCGTGAAATGGAAAAGTTAATGATCGTCGTTGCTGCTGACCTGGCGCGCAGGCGTCAGGCACGTGGTCTAAAACTGAACTACCCAGAAGCGACAGCGATTATTACGTATGAAGTGATTGAAGGGGCACGAGACGGGAAAACCGTCGCAGAGTTGATGCAGTACGGGACGACGATTCTCTCAAGAGAGGATGTGATGGAGGGCGTTCCTGAGATGATCGCTGACATTCAAGTCGAGGCGACATTTCCAGATGGGACAAAACTCGTAACCGTTCATGATCCGATCCGTTAA